The segment tactCCTTCATGaatagatataaataaaatacagcaataaaataattaaaatcaaagtCTCTCCTGACTGTATTCCAATGAAGTCTATTTTCACCTGTTTAGCAGGAGAGGGGCTGCCGACAAAGTAATCTAATTACTGTCCCTTACTTTACTCATTACTTggaaaaaagtaattttaatAACAAATTACAGTAACGCGTTACTTCTAAAGTGCTGGAGACACACTACATCCccaatgttgcattactgctgaTTATTTTTCCTTCTCTATACTACAGTGGCAATttcatataataaaaataatcaccaaTTTAATTCTGAAGCTAATCCGATGCTGGATGCAGCTACATTATTAACTATACTGATATGGTATCAATTTTATAATTCAACTCCCCAGTCGgcaaaaaaaatgaccaaaagtCAAACTAATAACTGTTAAGTTACTTGCTGAAAGAGAACCACACAAACGGTGTGatcatacatatattttattcaAGAGCAAACTAAATAAACTCAATAATATGTTAGAGagacaacaaaaatgtgtatcaactgattttttttttgctccatcgCAAATCTGGAATCTTCAAGTGAAAACATTCAGAGATGTTCTACAACATCGCCAGACTCAGCCACtgtggatgaaaacacacacgcatacaaaTGAGTCTGTGGTGCATAAACTCATTCTTCTCATTATCACAAATGGACTCATACCTCCTTAAAACCCAGCTCGATCACACCATTGCCGTCCTTGTCCAGGGCCTTGAAGGTTTCTGGAGAGAAGACATCAGAATGAGGATCACGAGGCTCACGGTGTGTGCATGAACAGTACgagtaaaacagaaaaagaaagaaaaactcacgGAAGAGAGACTCCAGGCGAATCAGGCTGCACACAAAGTTGTCAAAGTCAATGGAGAGGTTTGAATCGCTGTAGCGGGCCACAACTATCTGATGCAGGCTGTTGTTTAGAGAGAATCCTGCCAAAATTCAACATGGTGAAGTCAGCGTTCATgtggaaaaaacacactcagGTGAGGACACTAAACTGCGATGtcaatctttaaaaatgtggagCACAGACTCACCAGCATCCTCAACAGCCATCCTCATTTCAGAAGTGCTCATGCAGCCGCTTTTGTCTACGTCTCGCGCTTTGTACAGGTCCTAATAGAGAGTCCATGTCATTCTCATTATGTGTGTGCAAGGTGTGTTGAAGTcgatacaaaaaaaatagaGCACCCACCAGGAACTTCTCAATCTTTGTCCACAGGATCTTAAATTCCACCAGTCCCAGCTTACCGCTTCCATCTTTCTTTTAAGAAAACGTTAAAGAAAATGGTGACATGCCCTCAAACAGAGTAAGAAGTTTCCAACAATATCATATGTCAGGTTGACTATGTTGCAATGATAAAACAAACAGGAGAGTCAAACTCACTGGGTTCCCTTGATGTCAGTGTTATCCTTTATATACagataaattgatttattggccttatacgtctgactccgcctccgtaggtggtgCAGTATCTCTCTATAACCTAGCACGTATcaaatcagtttcctgttgacctttacgtcacagaccTGTACCTGCTGTTCAAGTTAATCATGATACAAATTAAGATTGAGCGATGCTTGGATACATTGTCtacttctacttccgggtcaaagaccagggaggaaattttggtccATGTGCAGAACACTCTAGTCtctagtctgactaagacaagcTCAATTTTAGTCGAACTAACGTGTTTCCAagaaacactgaagaaaactgaattgttgtcttagtcggactaaaattggacttctaacatgcatgtaaaaatGCACCGACTAAATACAGCTGCTTATCGGGAACCAGACAGGACGTTGTTGGTCTTTGTTAACGTCGTAAGCTTCTgccttaaaatataatataagcACTCTGATTAGTTTGTTCATTTGGGCTcggtaaaaaacaacaactctttttttatttcatacagATTATACAGGATTATAAGGAAGGATACATCCAGCAGATTGACCATGTTGCGGCAAGTCACCAGGCTGAACCCGTTGGTTTTGATGTCGTCTCCTAGGGACGAATAAAACACAAGGAGTACATGTGTTGAGTGTCAGGTCCACATTGATGTCTGAAACaatgcaggggaaaaaaaatctctttctcACTCCTCGCCACCACTCTGTTGAGGATACTCTGCAGCTCGAATACACAAATCTCCACATCCTATAAACACATGACGAAGAAACTGTGAACTGCTGGAAAGTCGAATCAGGACCACATGAGATGATGCACCAAATCCGAAGCTCACTAACATGTCCCGCAAGCTGTCCAAACAGACTCCTGAATCTGTCGCCGATGTCATCTTCATCGATATGAATCTGCACATGACAAAGTAGAGGGTCACACGTTGACGTCAATAGTCATAAGAAACTTAAGCCTACATTGAGGGGTATGATTTACCTCTTCAACATGGCTGTCCACCGGGTCGTCAATCTCTCTGAAAGCAAGAAGTCACATTGATGATCACTGTCTGATTATAATCCGGCACTCTTTGACATTAGGAAATGGCATTTCTTGGTGAAATGATCGTACTGGAAATCGGCCGGTTTCTCAGAGAACACCCGCACATAGAAGTCTCCGTTCTTGTTGGGCTCAAAGGTGGAGGGGATGATGAGGTATTCCCCGGGGGGGAGATTGAAGCGGTTGCTCACTTCCCGCAGGTTGATGAACGTCTCGGAGCGTGCGGCTGAGCAGTTGTACAGGAAGAAGTCTCTCTTCAGGTGCACTTGCCTTTTGCCAGAGTACTGGAAAAACGCACACGTGCAGTGTGTGGTCACGCCAAGGCACACTATATTTGACCTATTTCTTATTAAATTGTGCTCACTAGTATGAAGTGTCTTCATCTTTGCGTACATACCTCCTCAGGCAGCTGcaagaacataaaaacaaacgaAATGTAAGAACAGACGGAATAGAAGGCACAACTATTATCACTGAATTTGTCAGGTTAAATTCAGCTGCCAACCTCATAGATGGCAAAGCCAACAGTCTCCATGTCCTCCCCCATTTTCCTCCTGCGACGCTTGTTCTTCTGCATCAGGCCCACGATGAAGGTGCAGCCCTCCTCCCCATCATCAGGCTCATCGTCCACATCCTCCAGCTTTATCACAAACTGAGGATTCATCCAGAAGGTATCTAGGAAGGGTAGCAGTTGTTAATGAGGTCTACGTGCTGGTTAATGACACATAAACTAGCAATGGATTCAATATTGTAAAACTGGTTGTACCACGGTAGTTTCTGCAGCCACCGGCTGAAACTCCCATTCTCCATGTGTCTTCAAACTCTGACTCAGCCCATTTCTTGTACTCGTCGCTGAGGGCGTCGGGCGTGAGGTTGCAGATCTCAAGGCGAGAGTATTGACGGAGGAAGTCGGAAAATGACATCCTGTGGAAAATTGCCAAGACAAGACACAGTCAGTAGCAGCAAGTCTATTTCCCCCTTACTGTATTTATGCCATCACTATTTATTAAATGAAGGGGCAACTATGGAAAGGAACTGGTGAAGAAATCAGATTCAGTGACATTTACCAGAACTCCCCATCCTCAGAGCGGTGCGACAGCCTCTCTCGATCATCGTCACTCACGTATCTCCATTCGGAAGAACTAGAACAGAAGGgacatggaaaaaacaaacttcagagtACAAAAACAGGCTGATAATTGCAGCTTTACACAGTCGGGAGTTGTTCAGCTGGTAGTATGGGCAGGTACAAATgcctcaaacacaaaaataagctTCAGGGCCTGAGTCTGTTTGACAACAGGATCTACCAGCCATTTCACTGGGTGTGTACGTATGTGGTGTACAGGCACGACAGACGTATACATACGTAATTTAACCCTCAAACAAAGGATGTACAATAGTTGTTTCAAATAGGCTGGGTTCTCTTTCATGCTTTTACAAAGAGTCATTCGTTTCATTTGAATAGTTCCTCAGCCAGTCTAATATCAAGCCAAACCAGATAAAATGACTTTGCAGAACAATGGAAGTGTTTATTCAGATTTGTAAATGGCAGTTGCTCTGTCTACAGATCTACATGCAAAGTGGCTGTATGGTATTCTAACACTTTCCACTCAGTGTTATTGGTGCACGCTCAGATGTTGTGTTACTGATCACAGACAGTGGCCGACGTGCACCGTCAAACTGAGGAAGTAAACGAAACATTGTGCAAAGGGCCCATTAACTGATAAAATCCTAAAGCATAATTTGCAATAATCTGGTCTTAAGACCAAGAGTTGCACTTCTAAAATGTTAAACCCTGACAAGagtaataatattaacaaataaatcaaataagcGCAAAGTGGATAACAAGTGTTGTACTGAGTTTGTAAATAATATCTACCTCAATTTTCTAAATCTGATTAGGTTTTGAAATGTGGTGATGTCTatatccatggttctcaaactgtggcacgtgtaccaccagtggtacgcggtcgtcttctggtggtacttggaggaaaatcagaaatactgttcttgAGTTATTTTGACCGGATAATAATATTTGTGTCACCTTATCGCTCACACtacaagagctcaatattttctcaggtggtataaaaagtttgagaaccactagTTTATATGTAATAATgtccatttacatttacaatgtgTGGATTTGGCTGTTATCTCTCAACTATATTTGAATAATggccatttttgttttcttttacagctaAACTGCTTGTATCACTGTTGATGAACACTCTGCTCTCGACCTGCTGTCGACCTCTCGACCTCTCAAAAGGCTTGATTGGCTGATCACTACCAGGTGTGTTATATTATGGGGTGGAGCCTTTatgtttgtgattttgtttttcggGGGGCCAgaattattatcataatagGGGCTTttatgcatggagtttgcatgttctgtgtccatgtgtgcatgggtgtgttctccagtttcctcccacattgcaaaaacatacagaagTTGATTGAACACTGCTTTGTCATTTTGGAACATGTTACAGTTCAATAACAATCCCTGTAGTTATTGAGCTATTTCATTTAAAACGAGAATGTCACGTTTcaagattcattttgcatcataaatatgttctaTAATGTGAACTAGATATATCATtctttgtgaaaacaaacactttgtttgtattttgatgTGAAACATCATCATGAATGTCCTTTTTGCTCTTtgatgatggaatattgtgatatcattttcgCCCATCCCTTCttaacagttgttttatttCCCCCCACACAGGTGGATTTTTCTTTCAGTTTACCGGCCTCACATCTGACCAGACATGAAGCtcatgtggcccccaggtcagTTTGAGATTCCTGCCTTAGATTATGCATCTGCAATATGTGAGCGCAAGTGAAAACGTGGTCTGTCAATAGTATTAGAAGTAAAGCAACAGCATTGCCAGTCATTGGGATACATCATGGATCATTTATACCCAGTTTCGTGCACAACACTCACTTGTCACTCCAGGCACCATTCCACTCCACCTGACCCCACGGGTTTCTAATCCTTATCAGCTGCACCCTGCCTCCTCTGTGTTCCACCTGACACAGAATAAGGCTTCAATTAATCTCAATCGAACAACAAGTAAAATGATCATACAGTACTAGTGTGAGTGTATGAGATATTACACATTATCaaagaaaatacagattttaaaaTCCATGCCGgtttgcagtgttgtaatgtaacaaagtacaaagaCTTTGTTAccgtacttaagtacaaaattcacatatctgtactttacttcatttatatttttagcaacttttacttttactccactacatttaactatctttgttactcgttactaccaaataaaatcagcagaAGAAGCGATGCTAAATTGTccgtatttatatagagcttttctagtcttgatgggctgctttacactacagtttagccattcatccattcacacagtgttaagtgtcttgctcaaggactagtagagccaggaattgaacccacagtcTTCCatgttgaaagacaactttCCCTGCCATTTTACTATACTTTTACCtctacttctaaaacttaagtacattttacataggaaaattacttttgatacttaagtacagtaaatgtcatatacttaaagacttttactgaagtaatattataaaaaaataaaagtgacttcaacttctaccaaagtcattttctgataaaatacttgtacttttactcaagtatccctttaagggactttatacaagactgcctgtctgctgctttttaatgaTGAGTCAGGTAAATCTGAACGAAATTATTCAAAAACAGAAGTCACAAGATAACATATTTACAGGTTTATAAACCTCTGTTTCCTGCCATTAAAGGTTATTCctgaaataaaaacttaaagCAGGTGTGAGCCTTTTGTTCATTGGCTTTCTCCTTGAGGGAGCGGTGGGTGCACTGATACAACCACACCTAAAACAATTCTATACACTATTGTAGCAATGACCACAATTCCACATGCATTCAGTATACTGCCTAACATTTGAGAGGGAACAAGGGAGctagagccaatcccagctgagagTAAGTGACATGCAGTCTATAGCCCTCAGATTAACACCTTTAAAGAGATTATTACATTCATTAATGTAACCTGTATGTTTTTTGGATCGTGGTAAATCagaatactgtaaaaaaaattaattttattaCTCAGAGGCATCATTCAGGTACTTTTTGGCccctatgaatgaatgaatgaatgaatgattaaatgaatgagggaaTGAGGCCATCCATTTCTCCACTCATGTTCCAGGTTCtcatttgtgacacacacagtatgtaataTCCACTGCAGCCTAACATACATGTATTGAATGTACAGTAGACAGACATTTGCTCACCTGCTCTGCTCCTGTCACTGAATAGGCATGGCCCTTCACCAGTTTGCGATATGTGACGGCCTCTGAATCACGTGCATTGGTGATCTGACATTCAAAGGAAAAACCTGTGTTTCAAACACATACTGCATCTAAAAGATTTACTCGGCAGATCCAAGAGAAAACCAAAAGGAAATCTACAACAGAGTAAAACAAGAAGCTCAAACAAACATCAATGGAGCATCCCAGAAGAGAGCCTCTTTTCAGGGCCTTCGTGATGGTATGGAAGAGATGGGGATCAGCGCTGCTCAACTCATGCCTCTCAGCGATGCCTCCAGTGAAGTCCTCGAAACCCTCAATGGTGCTGCCTCCAGAGAGAGCCTCGTAACATCCATTCAGCCTAGAGGTCAAAGAGTTCAGGACGGATTAGACCAGAGAACAGAGACACTGAAACAGACGGCTGTGAATCCAGAGGTTCTACTCCTGCATACTTGGCATAGGCCTTCTCCAGCAGTGCACTCCAAAACTCTGAGCCCTCCGCCGAgtgaacaaacagcagctctcCATCTTTGGTGGGCAAACGGTCATCGACCACCACATCGACCCACTCACCAAACTGCCAGAACTGAGAGTCACAGAAAAGACCAATAAAACTCTCTTTTCTGAGCCACGTGTGCATTACGAGACGAATACAGCTGTGTTGCGGGTGTCCAAGGACTGTACCTCAAAGTGAAAGATGCCTGCGTAGTGGTCGTCAAAGCTTTGGTCATGGGGGACGACCCGAGACAAAACTTGTTTGTTCAGAGTCAAGGAGGCGATAGCTGCGAGGAGCCAGCAGTCACCTGCAAACAAATTACAGGAGACAAATGTTAGATAAATGAATGTTTCATAAGACAAGACACTTTGGTATCTCTCGGGAAGACCAGCAGaaacaataaagtaaaagaaGATTGCAGTTTGTTTACAAATACATCTCAGCTTCACACGTCTGAGGCGCTCTTAAATTCCCCACATAGTTCAGCAATTCAAATACAACATGCAGACATTGTGTCAGACTGGGTGTAGATGGAGAGGCGTCATGGGAGGTTTTGCTGCTGTCAGCGCTTGGGATTCACAGGCAGAGCTACATCTAAATGCATGCAAAGCCATTCAAATACTGTGTCGAGAGGTTGGAAATGTGTGACAATAAATACAGggaccgtgtgtgtgcgtgctgctCACCAAGTGCTCCTTGACAAATATCCGTCCTGGAAGCATTTTCGAAGATGAACTTTGGATCAGAACATATTTCCTGacagaaaagagacatttttaaactttCTTTTATAACATGTTATCCAGCACTACTTCACATAGCTGTGCCTTTCTTTGCTCATAAAACATAGACATGTTTTTGGGTGTTGACGAGttacaggaaaacaatacaaatgctaGAGTTTGCAGTTTTTACAAACAGTGGGGTGGGAAACTTAATTAATGAGTGACTTAACACTATATACTGCAACCCTAACCAATGTTTAAACATagggcaaaaaaaacatctttaaaatattaacttcCAATGTCgccaaacacatttttacgaTTGAAAATAGTAATATTAGTTGATAACGATAACTGTCTTAAGTCTTAAGTTAAAAACTTTAATTATAGGTGTTAACACCTCTGAGTGTGTTATGTCGATATGCAGCAATCAATCATTCCAAGTTTATGTGTGTATCACATTCCGTAACACAATGTGCTAAAAAAGCTGGCatcctctcacactcacacagtttaCGGCTTAAAAAAAGCATTAACCGTAACCAGTTCATGCCTTACCCTAAAACTAACCTAACCTATAGAAAACACACTAAAAGTCAGCTGGGTGGATGCTATATATCAACAGTTTGCAAATGAGAAACACCAGAGGTTATGGAAGCCGTTTTTTTCAGGTCTACTATCTCCTTATTATGATATAGCATCTCATAATGATGACTTTGTTTGATATGCATTCTTTTAAAGTGGCGGAAACAGGCTTCCACACACATCTGTCAATCTGTCCATCATCATTGCAAACAACAAGGGGCTCAGTGTTGATCCCTGGTGTATTCCCACCTTCACCTTAATCCCATCTGTCACTCCAGACTTAATCACACAATACACCCGATCAAGAGCTTTATCTAGATCCACAAAGAACACAGAGCAACTCCTTCTAGCTTTCTCTAtacttcataataataatgataataataaataaataaataaataaataaattgccaTCTCTGTAACAACTAAAATGATTTTATGAGAGATACATGTTTGATGAATGAATCACAAGGCTGTGAGGAGAAATGACTGAACCTCATATATATTATACCCACCTTGGGTCTCCTCCATGTGATGCCCCGAACTTTGTAGGAGTTTGGTCCCAACTCTTTGAAGCCAAGGGATGAGGGCAGAGCCTCGAAGGAGTCATCCTCAAACAGCCGCCCTCTCTCCAGACAGCTGTTCCTCAGAGACTCAAAGTCCTGGTTCAGGTATTTCACCGCGTGCGAGTTGGTTCCGATCCCGTGAGCGCGCTCTCGTTGGTGCTGAAGCTTTGCTGCAATGCCAGACATCGCGAACTGTGTGCGTgctgggtttgtttgtgtgcgacAGTGAGGTTGTGTCTCGTGTGCGTGCAGAGGAACAGGATCAGTCTGACTCCACGCCCGCAGCTCGGCAGCTTCACCTGACTCACACCTGCTTTGTGTCAGCCCACAGTCTGTGCAGCTGTAATTTGAGCGCTACTCCACAGAGGGAATAGATCTCAACGTCCAATCTGATCCCGAGTCTGCAAGTTAACACCAGGCGTTCCTGTGgttgtatgattttttttattttttcacagttaaattacaaaacaaacacatgaaaaatgagGTGGAGTTTTGGTAAGAGGGAGAGTCAAAATACcatagtttctttttttattctttttatttaacatctGTTTTGCAACATCTTAAAGAGCGAAAACACCAAAtgcaaaagagaaaatgctATTTAACCATAtcctatatatgtacatacatatataggatatatatataggatatatatatatatatatacatatatatacatacatacatatatataatttaattttcacTCATGGATGTTTCATTATTAAGTTGCAAAAGGCTTTTTATTCATCAAGTTCTGGTGTGTGAGGGAAATGTTCCCTTGAACTTACATAATATTGTATTCTTTTTAAGTAACTACAGTGTACACAAAATGCCCCACTCATTAATCAGATTACATGAAATGTGACTTCTTTAATGGATCATAAACTGTATGGACCCCATCTTCCCACTCATatgatatcatgatatcatGCTGCTTCCAGAGTTAGTAGATCGCCAGGCACAGCCACTGTGAAGGAACATTGACAAAGTTACACAAcaagctgttgttgtttttgttgttgtagtgggcgtttctttttcacacacacctgttgcATGTCCAGCTCAATCTTCCCTGTGTCAACCCTTTCCAGAGACTTGAACATTTCTGTTGAAGAAACAGAGGTGTGAGTTGTCATGTATGCTGAAGTTTGTGCCGGggcgtgtctgtgtttgttgctATACTCACTGAAGAGCATTTCCAGTTTGATGAGACAGCCCACAAAGCTGTCAAAGTCTATGGCGTACTGAGCGTCGGCATAGCGACTGACAATGGCCTGCAGCACGGCACTGTTAACATGGAAACctgtggaagaagaaaaaaaaaaccatgtacATAGACATTGATCCCGAGGAAGTAAAGTGTGTCAGACAATAACAATGGATGAGTCATATTGCACAGCCCCCACCCTTGCTCACTTTGTTCCTCTGGCAAAGTGTTTATACAGAGACAGAGTCTAACTGGCACATCCAGTCTAGCAGCTatactcactgtgagacacaccaAACACATCATCATCTATACCAGCAAATGATCAAGCTGTGCTTCTTTGAACTAACTTAAATATGTCCTGGCAAAGTTAAAGTCttataattctttttttcttatcagAAAAGCAAGTGTCCGTGAATCGTAACTGGGTCAAATGCAActattgtgtgtgtaaatgaacgTGCGACCATTTGTTGGCTGTTGGTGATTAGGATTCCTCATGTCATAACGCCTGGTACCTGCTTCAGTGGCAGCGCCTCTCATTTCGTGGGAGCTCATGGTGCCGGAGTTGTCCGTGTCGTGAGTCTTGAAGATCTCCTGTGGGACCCCATGAGTTGTGTTTACACAGTAGGCGAGGCCAGGTTTTCCCATGTGACGTAATTGGTTTTCAGACACCACTGAGCAGAACTTACCAGATATTTCTGGATTTTGCTCCAAAGCAAATGGAATTCCATCAGTCCCAACTTGGCACTTTCATCTTTCTGGAAAATGTTGGTTAAGAGCTCAACATGCAATTGAATTTATTATGTACATTGTTATGGTTGGAGGACAGACTGTTTCACAACATAACAACGTCCATTGTATCTTTAATGTTCTGTATTTTAAAGAGGATACGTCCAGAAGACTGACAATAAGTCGACCTGTCTCAAGGCTGAATCCGTCCGTCTTGAGATCAGACCCtgcaagagaaagagacaaaacaaagctTGTGTCAagtaaaggaaaatgaaaagtgtcTTTACTCATTTTGAAGTTACTTACGGTGGGAGACGACATTGTTCAAAATTCTAACCAGTTCAAAGGTTGATACCTCCATGTcctgtttgacaaaaaaacatcttgttgttttgttcatagCTGTGGATACGTGACATTCATGTCTTTGTCCCTCTACATACGTCTCCAGCGATCTGCTTAAAGAGATTCTTGAAATGAGGATCCACATCACGCTCAGATATCTCCTTCTGTAAGAGAGACACCTCTGAGTGTGAGTGTTGAACATGTTGAAGTTAATATTCCGTTTGTCAAGCAACttgtttttacaatttattgATGAAAATGTAGTTCAAAATTGTGTGAAGACTGCTAGTTATTCTGTGGATTCTCTCACCTCCTCTATTTCAGCATCAACGTCTTCCTCCAGTGGACTGGAAAAAATAGAAATGCAGAGTTTGAGCACTCTCTATTGGAGTGTAAGGAAATTACAAGTACTTCTCGCTTTTCAATTTAACTTGGTGACTAAAGACACGGGTGGCCACTAGATGGGTGTATAAGAAAAAGCTCAGAGATCTGCTGCAGCTTCCCCTGAGGTCACCAGCCCTTGTAGCACATGTACCTGGTTGCGGCCTGTTTCTCTGAGAACACCCTGAGAACAAAGTTGCCATTCTTGTGAGGGTGGAAAGTTGAAGGCACAATGGCGTATTCCCCGGGGGGAAGCCGGAAGCGGTCACACACTTCACGTGTGttgatgaagctgctgctcaTGGCCACAGCTCTCTGTCGCAGCAGAATCTCTGGACCTAGATGAACATTTCTGCGGCCTTTGCACTGAAGTTTAACAGCAGAAGAGGTTTTGTTATTACCAGCATTCGAGGAAATTCACAATCCTGTGATGtatgttttgcatttaaaatgGGAGATTCAGGTAGCAGTTGAAATACAGACCTCATCTGGCACctgcaaaaaggaaaaagacagtTTATAGAACCTTAAtgcaatatttaaaaaggtcaaatacAGAATAATGTGTACACACTCggctgccactttattaggcacaaaGTGGGAATTGGGAAGAAAGTGCTGACCTTTAACAAGGAATAGtttgaaagaataaataacaaGTGTGGTGCAGTTCTCaagatgatagaaaggcaacagaaACTCTGTGTAACCACTCATTACAACCAATGCATCTTTGTACGCACAACACAATGAACTTGGATGCAGATGGAGAAGAACAGAACACTACATTATTAGGCGCCCCGTGTGCCTGATAAAGTGGTCGGTGAGTGTGTACAGTACTGCGCAAAAGTCAAAAGCTTATTGTATTTACGTCTGTCTAACggtggcatttggattggaataaTTTGGGACTTTGGGTTGCGGTTATTAGAAAGCTGTCAATGActttaactcatacaacatgtgcaAGTATTGTGTACAGGCTGGGGTTTTGACaagaataatgttttattttaaaactgcatttggCCCTATAAGGATTATAGTCAGGTTGACGGTATGGGTTCTAAATGAAtaaaccatatgggacctgcatCATTTTACCCACTTCAAGACTTATACCCACTTATACCCAGGTAGCTTGGATAGGGTACTTTATGGGGCTCACATGGACATCCTGGCTGGgcgattgagaaataattatatttatatggTCATAGCGTtgctaaaacaataaatgacttttgcacagtactgtaaaaaaaagaataataattctGTGACACCTTATAGATGGCAAAGCCAATCGTCTCAAGCTTGCTGTTAAGCCTCTTCTTCTGTCGTCCGTTCTTCTGCATCAGCCCCACGAGAAA is part of the Solea senegalensis isolate Sse05_10M linkage group LG15, IFAPA_SoseM_1, whole genome shotgun sequence genome and harbors:
- the LOC122781966 gene encoding calpain-2 catalytic subunit-like, whose protein sequence is MSGIAAKLQHQRERAHGIGTNSHAVKYLNQDFESLRNSCLERGRLFEDDSFEALPSSLGFKELGPNSYKVRGITWRRPKEICSDPKFIFENASRTDICQGALGDCWLLAAIASLTLNKQVLSRVVPHDQSFDDHYAGIFHFEFWQFGEWVDVVVDDRLPTKDGELLFVHSAEGSEFWSALLEKAYAKLNGCYEALSGGSTIEGFEDFTGGIAERHELSSADPHLFHTITKALKRGSLLGCSIDITNARDSEAVTYRKLVKGHAYSVTGAEQVEHRGGRVQLIRIRNPWGQVEWNGAWSDNSSEWRYVSDDDRERLSHRSEDGEFWMSFSDFLRQYSRLEICNLTPDALSDEYKKWAESEFEDTWRMGVSAGGCRNYRDTFWMNPQFVIKLEDVDDEPDDGEEGCTFIVGLMQKNKRRRRKMGEDMETVGFAIYELPEEYSGKRQVHLKRDFFLYNCSAARSETFINLREVSNRFNLPPGEYLIIPSTFEPNKNGDFYVRVFSEKPADFQEIDDPVDSHVEEIHIDEDDIGDRFRSLFGQLAGHDVEICVFELQSILNRVVARRDDIKTNGFSLVTCRNMVNLLDKDGSGKLGLVEFKILWTKIEKFLDLYKARDVDKSGCMSTSEMRMAVEDAGFSLNNSLHQIVVARYSDSNLSIDFDNFVCSLIRLESLFQTFKALDKDGNGVIELGFKEWLSLAML